In Allocoprobacillus halotolerans, a genomic segment contains:
- the rpmG gene encoding 50S ribosomal protein L33, which translates to MRENIILKCTECGEENYINTKNKRNHPERMEVKKYCPRCNKKTTHKEKK; encoded by the coding sequence ATGAGAGAAAACATCATTTTAAAATGTACTGAATGTGGTGAAGAAAACTACATTAATACAAAAAATAAAAGAAATCATCCAGAAAGAATGGAAGTCAAAAAGTACTGTCCTAGATGTAATAAAAAAACTACTCATAAAGAAAAGAAATAA
- a CDS encoding single-stranded DNA-binding protein: protein MFNEIILIGRLAENPKIKETPTGVKLATLILDVERPYRNNLGIRDHDYISCVLWKGIAQEVMDCCEAGSFLGIKGRLQSKTFESAEHLSTTIMEVKVEHVEFLDKYF from the coding sequence ATGTTTAACGAAATTATTTTGATAGGCAGATTAGCCGAGAATCCAAAAATCAAGGAAACGCCAACAGGTGTCAAATTAGCAACACTCATTCTTGATGTTGAACGTCCATATCGTAACAATCTGGGAATCAGAGATCATGATTATATCAGTTGTGTACTTTGGAAGGGTATCGCTCAAGAAGTCATGGATTGTTGTGAGGCTGGGAGTTTTTTAGGTATTAAAGGTCGATTGCAATCGAAGACTTTTGAATCAGCTGAGCATCTTTCAACAACAATCATGGAAGTTAAGGTTGAACATGTTGAATTTTTGGATAAGTATTTTTGA
- a CDS encoding peptidoglycan D,D-transpeptidase FtsI family protein has translation MIGIILLIRLFITQISQQEYYVTKLAQYNTSLFTADTFRGNIYDRNYKRLSYNKNINCATYYAVQNITEDDIKMIANFLVKNVNVDIEKVTERDKKDYLIMKNKKLVNSLISEEEKSTYSSDEQYQLQLKRITSEMLKENLSDDDIRYYMLYAKIQNCTSGSVVLLEGLTIKEASLIGENSDILRGVKVTNDWSRETTYGTDFKSVLGKVTTKKEGLPASTKDILLSKDYNNDSRVGISGLEKQYEDILAGTPATYSLSYDEEGNPVVDTVTSGTKGDNIRLTIDWDLQSGITEQIINTMKSHSSSIYRYANNIYLVLIDPNTGAIYAMAGAQRDSKGEIYELAGGAVQNAFEIGSAFKGGTIYAGIKHGVINQYTEFNDTSAGFKIAGTAPKYSWNRGGLGRLNAAEALSQSSNIYMFYTATLLGGGTYEYNQPLSIKDSAFDQMRLDVGELGLGVKTGIDLPSEALGYRGKVTQRQPGNFLDFSIGQYDTYTPIQMAQYVSSLANGGKRIQPHLFMESFTEDEDGTKISLLQHQIKVLDDVSSYKLAFQTIQTGFRMGCVSGLAKRVNGDYEAAGKTGTAQRNLEGTSDVWANRAFIGYAPYDDPEIAVACIAEALPDAAGNTCQTLSKYAFEKYFEKYG, from the coding sequence GTGATTGGTATCATTTTGTTGATTCGTTTGTTTATAACACAGATTTCTCAACAAGAATATTATGTCACAAAATTAGCACAGTATAATACAAGTCTTTTTACGGCAGATACATTTCGTGGAAATATTTATGATCGTAATTATAAAAGATTGTCATATAATAAAAATATAAATTGTGCGACTTATTATGCTGTACAAAATATTACTGAAGATGATATCAAAATGATTGCTAATTTTTTAGTTAAAAATGTTAATGTTGATATTGAAAAAGTGACAGAAAGAGATAAAAAAGATTATTTAATCATGAAAAATAAAAAACTTGTTAATAGTTTAATTAGCGAGGAAGAAAAATCTACATATAGTAGTGATGAACAATATCAATTACAGTTAAAACGTATAACAAGTGAAATGCTTAAAGAAAATTTATCTGATGATGATATTAGATATTATATGCTTTATGCGAAAATTCAAAATTGTACAAGTGGTTCTGTTGTGTTATTAGAAGGTTTAACAATCAAAGAAGCCAGTTTGATTGGTGAAAATTCGGATATTTTACGTGGTGTGAAAGTGACTAATGACTGGTCTCGAGAAACAACATATGGGACTGATTTTAAATCTGTGTTAGGTAAAGTGACAACGAAGAAGGAAGGATTACCTGCCAGTACAAAAGATATTCTTTTATCAAAAGATTACAACAATGATTCACGTGTTGGAATCAGTGGGTTAGAAAAACAATATGAGGATATTTTAGCAGGAACACCAGCCACTTATTCATTAAGTTATGATGAAGAAGGCAATCCTGTTGTTGATACAGTAACAAGTGGTACAAAAGGCGATAATATTCGTTTAACAATTGATTGGGACTTGCAATCAGGTATTACAGAACAGATTATCAATACAATGAAATCACATAGTTCCTCTATTTATCGTTATGCTAATAACATATATCTTGTTTTGATTGATCCTAATACCGGGGCTATTTATGCGATGGCAGGAGCTCAAAGAGATAGTAAAGGAGAAATATATGAATTAGCTGGTGGAGCTGTGCAAAACGCCTTTGAAATTGGTTCGGCTTTTAAAGGTGGAACGATTTATGCCGGTATTAAGCATGGAGTTATTAATCAATATACTGAATTTAATGACACAAGTGCAGGTTTTAAAATTGCTGGAACAGCACCAAAGTATTCTTGGAACAGAGGTGGATTAGGACGTTTAAATGCCGCTGAAGCATTATCACAATCATCTAACATCTATATGTTCTATACAGCCACATTGCTTGGTGGAGGGACTTATGAATACAATCAGCCTTTATCTATTAAGGATTCTGCCTTTGACCAAATGCGTTTGGATGTGGGTGAATTGGGTCTAGGTGTGAAAACAGGTATAGATTTACCTAGTGAAGCCTTGGGTTATCGTGGTAAAGTGACTCAGCGTCAACCAGGTAACTTTTTAGACTTTTCGATTGGACAATATGATACTTATACGCCTATTCAGATGGCTCAATATGTTTCATCTTTAGCCAATGGTGGTAAAAGAATTCAACCTCATTTATTTATGGAATCTTTTACAGAAGATGAGGATGGTACAAAGATTTCATTATTACAACATCAAATCAAAGTGCTTGATGATGTTTCAAGCTATAAGTTGGCTTTTCAGACAATCCAAACAGGGTTTAGAATGGGGTGTGTTTCTGGACTGGCGAAGAGAGTCAATGGTGACTATGAGGCTGCTGGAAAAACGGGTACAGCTCAACGTAATTTAGAGGGAACAAGTGATGTTTGGGCAAACCGTGCTTTTATTGGATATGCGCCTTATGATGATCCAGAGATTGCGGTAGCCTGCATTGCTGAAGCATTACCTGATGCAGCTGGAAATACATGTCAAACGCTGTCTAAATATGCATTTGAAAAGTATTTTGAAAAATATGGATAA